One Cryobacterium roopkundense genomic region harbors:
- a CDS encoding cation diffusion facilitator family transporter yields MSASGGNKAIVAAFAANLGIAITKFIAWGVSGSASMLAEGVHSIADAGNQLLLLLGGRKAKKRADLEHPFGYGRERYVYAFVVSIILFSIGGVFSLYEGVNKLQHPHPLVNAWVPIVVLLIAMGLEGFSLRTAIKESNHLRGTQSWVQFVRHAKAPELPVVLLEDVAALTGLVFAFLGVGLTVVTGDPAWDAIGTIGIGLLLVLVAVILGIETKSLLVGEGASEQDVDAIEAAILDGPETARIIHLKTLYLGPDEMLVGAKIAVDSDKRFSLVAADIDAVEKRIRAAVPLARVIYLEPDVWFNPDAANPPTDAFVIKGLE; encoded by the coding sequence ATGAGTGCATCCGGCGGCAACAAGGCAATCGTGGCGGCTTTCGCGGCCAACCTCGGCATCGCGATCACGAAATTCATCGCGTGGGGGGTGTCCGGCTCGGCCTCCATGCTCGCCGAGGGCGTGCACTCCATAGCGGATGCCGGCAACCAGCTTCTGCTGCTGCTGGGAGGTCGCAAGGCGAAAAAGCGGGCCGACCTTGAGCATCCGTTCGGCTATGGCCGGGAACGCTATGTGTACGCCTTCGTGGTGTCGATCATCCTGTTCTCGATCGGTGGTGTCTTCTCGCTGTACGAGGGTGTGAACAAGCTGCAACACCCGCATCCGCTCGTGAACGCCTGGGTCCCCATTGTCGTGCTGCTGATCGCGATGGGACTCGAAGGCTTCTCGCTGCGCACCGCCATTAAGGAGTCGAACCACCTGCGGGGCACCCAGAGCTGGGTGCAGTTCGTTCGGCATGCCAAGGCCCCGGAGCTACCCGTCGTGCTGCTCGAAGACGTTGCGGCGCTTACCGGCCTGGTCTTCGCCTTCCTCGGCGTTGGCCTCACCGTGGTGACCGGTGATCCGGCGTGGGACGCCATCGGCACCATCGGCATCGGGCTGCTGCTCGTGCTCGTGGCCGTCATCCTCGGCATCGAGACCAAGAGCCTTCTCGTGGGCGAGGGCGCGAGCGAGCAGGACGTTGACGCGATAGAGGCCGCCATCCTCGACGGGCCAGAGACCGCGCGCATCATCCACCTCAAGACGCTCTATCTCGGTCCCGACGAGATGCTCGTGGGCGCCAAGATCGCCGTCGATTCCGACAAGCGCTTCTCCCTCGTGGCCGCCGACATCGACGCCGTCGAGAAGCGCATCCGCGCGGCCGTGCCGCTGGCGCGGGTGATCTACCTCGAACCCGATGTCTGGTTCAACCCCGATGCGGCGAACCCGCCGACCGACGCCTTCGTAATCAAGGGCCTCGAGTAG
- a CDS encoding winged helix-turn-helix domain-containing protein: protein MSLAHIHSTHPALKIVEQPAPRIRAVPQGTEARGFVLYVGIDEAKAAAAGTSLHRIVEALKALASDLAPSAETYAAVALAPEGAGGRDVDVVRLALQDPSALAEHRTEVDELDRAHSGVVVDISRKRVILDNETAALTYKEFELLQYLVLREGRTIDRAEIISSLWDASDDEDTPNERTIDVHVRRLRAKLGRYEDIVRTVRGVGYRFDRHADVSIRQASTPSPDRF from the coding sequence ATGTCTCTCGCCCACATTCACTCCACCCACCCCGCACTCAAGATCGTCGAGCAGCCCGCTCCCCGCATTCGCGCCGTGCCGCAGGGCACCGAGGCTCGCGGCTTCGTGCTCTACGTCGGCATCGATGAGGCCAAGGCGGCCGCGGCCGGAACGAGCCTGCACCGGATCGTCGAGGCGCTCAAGGCCCTGGCGAGCGACCTCGCGCCGAGCGCCGAGACCTACGCGGCGGTAGCCCTGGCCCCCGAGGGCGCCGGCGGCCGCGACGTGGACGTGGTGCGCCTCGCCCTGCAGGATCCCTCGGCGCTGGCCGAACACCGCACAGAGGTCGACGAGCTCGACCGCGCACACAGCGGCGTGGTCGTGGACATCTCCCGCAAGCGCGTGATCCTCGACAACGAGACGGCAGCGCTCACCTACAAGGAGTTCGAGCTACTTCAGTACCTCGTGTTGCGAGAGGGCCGCACGATCGACCGCGCGGAGATCATCTCGTCACTGTGGGACGCGAGCGACGACGAGGACACCCCGAACGAACGAACCATCGACGTGCACGTACGTCGCCTGCGCGCCAAGCTCGGCCGCTACGAGGACATCGTGCGCACGGTTCGCGGCGTGGGCTACCGGTTCGACCGTCACGCAGACGTGTCGATCCGCCAGGCCTCGACCCCGAGCCCCGACCGCTTCTAA
- a CDS encoding potassium channel family protein has product MVDRIKHDAPVLVIGLGRFGAATAGQLDRLGREVLVVDISEALVQKWAERVTHAVQADSRSLEALKQIGAQDFSIAVCAVGSSVEASVLITANLVDLKIPQIWAKAISKSHGKILERIGANHVIYPEAEAGERAAHLVSGRMLDFIEFDDDFALVKMYPPKPIRGLNLIDSGVRRKYNVTVVGVKSPGKPFTYATADTVVSNHDLIIVSGTEADIERFAALGS; this is encoded by the coding sequence TTGGTTGACCGCATCAAACACGACGCCCCCGTGCTCGTCATCGGGCTGGGTCGTTTCGGCGCCGCCACGGCAGGTCAGCTCGACCGACTGGGCCGCGAAGTGCTCGTCGTCGACATCAGCGAGGCCCTCGTGCAGAAGTGGGCGGAGCGCGTCACACACGCCGTGCAGGCCGATTCACGTTCCCTCGAAGCGTTGAAACAGATCGGCGCCCAGGATTTCTCCATCGCCGTGTGCGCGGTGGGCTCATCCGTTGAGGCGAGCGTGCTCATCACGGCGAACCTGGTCGATCTGAAGATTCCGCAAATCTGGGCGAAGGCCATTTCCAAGTCGCACGGCAAAATTCTTGAGCGCATCGGCGCCAACCACGTGATCTACCCCGAGGCGGAAGCCGGCGAACGCGCCGCCCACCTGGTGTCCGGCCGGATGCTCGACTTCATCGAGTTCGACGACGACTTCGCCCTCGTGAAGATGTACCCGCCCAAGCCGATTCGCGGCCTCAACCTGATCGACTCGGGCGTGCGGCGCAAGTACAACGTGACCGTTGTGGGCGTGAAGAGCCCCGGAAAACCATTCACCTATGCGACCGCCGACACTGTAGTGTCCAACCACGACCTCATTATTGTGTCCGGCACCGAGGCCGACATCGAGCGGTTCGCGGCCCTGGGCTCGTAG
- the upp gene encoding uracil phosphoribosyltransferase: protein MRVHVADHPLITHKLTVLRDQTTPSPLFRSLVEELMTLLAYEGTRGVRVEAVTVQTPVSPAQGVRISDPKPLVVPILRAGLGMLEGMVKMLPTAEVGFLGMARNEETLEPTTYAERLPDDLSDRQCFVLDPMLATGGSLIAAINFLFARGATDVTAICILAAPEGLAAVEKALAGREVTIILGAVDERLDEHGYIVPGLGDAGDRLYGLV from the coding sequence ATGCGAGTCCACGTAGCCGACCACCCGCTCATCACGCACAAGCTCACCGTGCTTCGGGACCAAACCACTCCGTCTCCCCTCTTCCGTTCCCTCGTCGAAGAGTTGATGACTCTCCTCGCGTACGAGGGCACGCGCGGCGTTCGCGTGGAGGCCGTCACGGTGCAGACACCCGTTTCACCGGCACAGGGTGTGCGTATCAGCGACCCCAAGCCGCTCGTTGTGCCCATTCTGCGTGCGGGTCTCGGCATGCTCGAGGGCATGGTGAAGATGCTGCCCACCGCCGAGGTGGGGTTTCTTGGCATGGCTCGCAATGAAGAGACACTTGAGCCCACCACGTACGCCGAGCGCCTGCCCGACGACCTGTCCGACCGGCAGTGCTTCGTGCTCGACCCGATGCTCGCCACCGGTGGTTCTCTGATCGCGGCGATTAACTTCCTGTTCGCCCGCGGCGCTACCGACGTGACGGCCATCTGCATTCTCGCCGCCCCCGAGGGACTCGCCGCGGTGGAGAAGGCGCTCGCGGGACGCGAAGTGACCATCATCCTCGGCGCCGTCGACGAACGCCTCGATGAGCACGGGTATATCGTGCCCGGCCTCGGCGACGCCGGCGACCGTCTCTACGGCCTGGTCTGA
- a CDS encoding potassium transporter TrkG has protein sequence MQSNASAKRFGHHQSTWYGRIRDGVDHIVRTSPSRFAILVFTALILLFTVLFSLPIASADRTITPLYDALFTAVSVICVTGLATVDMATHWSPFGNILVFVGVNVGGIGVLTLASIMGMVISRRLGLRAKLMAASDSNPSRIHAGPVNEGQAIRLGDVGSLLLTVAISALVIEVGVAALLFPRMLIDGVGAGEALWHSFYYAAMAFTNTGFSPNAMGLGQFENDYWFLGALMLGVFLGSLGFPVIYAFARSWRKPRLWSLHVKLTLVTTIALMFAGMIIYIILEFDNPKTFGSLNAGDTIFQSLFMSVMTRSGGFATIEISDLHGSSLLVSSMLMFIGGGSASTAGGIKVTTLAILFLAAFAEARGKEQMEAFGRRIPSDILRLSVSVVLWGATTVAVSSILILHITQAPLDHVLFDVISAFATCGLSTGLTADLPPEGVYVQAATMFMGRVGTVTLAAALAASQSRQLFKRPEERPIVG, from the coding sequence GTGCAATCAAACGCCTCCGCCAAGCGGTTCGGGCACCACCAGTCCACCTGGTACGGCCGCATTCGCGACGGTGTCGATCACATCGTTCGAACGTCGCCGTCACGGTTTGCCATCCTGGTGTTCACGGCCCTGATACTGCTCTTCACAGTGCTGTTCTCGCTGCCGATCGCATCGGCCGACCGCACCATCACGCCCCTTTATGACGCACTTTTCACCGCGGTTTCCGTGATCTGCGTCACAGGTCTCGCCACGGTGGACATGGCCACCCACTGGTCACCCTTCGGGAACATCTTGGTCTTCGTGGGTGTGAACGTGGGTGGCATCGGCGTGCTCACCCTCGCCTCCATTATGGGCATGGTCATCTCCCGACGCCTCGGGCTGCGCGCCAAGCTCATGGCGGCGAGCGACTCGAACCCCTCACGCATCCACGCGGGACCGGTGAACGAGGGCCAGGCCATCCGGCTCGGCGACGTCGGCAGCCTGCTGCTCACCGTGGCGATCAGCGCCCTCGTGATCGAGGTCGGCGTTGCGGCGCTGCTCTTTCCCCGGATGCTCATCGACGGTGTTGGCGCAGGCGAGGCTCTCTGGCACAGTTTCTACTACGCCGCCATGGCGTTTACCAACACCGGATTCAGCCCGAACGCTATGGGACTTGGGCAGTTCGAGAACGACTACTGGTTTCTCGGCGCACTCATGCTCGGGGTGTTCCTCGGCAGCCTCGGATTCCCCGTGATCTATGCCTTCGCCCGCAGCTGGCGCAAGCCCCGGCTGTGGTCGCTGCACGTGAAGCTCACCCTTGTGACCACGATCGCGCTCATGTTCGCCGGAATGATCATCTACATCATTCTCGAATTCGACAATCCGAAGACCTTCGGGTCGCTGAACGCCGGCGACACAATATTCCAATCGCTCTTCATGTCGGTGATGACCCGGTCGGGCGGCTTCGCCACCATCGAAATCAGCGACCTGCACGGGTCGAGCCTGCTCGTGAGCAGCATGCTGATGTTCATCGGCGGCGGCTCCGCGTCGACCGCCGGCGGTATCAAGGTGACGACCCTCGCCATCCTCTTTCTGGCCGCCTTCGCGGAGGCCCGCGGCAAGGAACAGATGGAGGCTTTCGGGCGCCGCATCCCGAGCGACATTCTGCGCCTCTCGGTGAGCGTCGTGCTCTGGGGCGCCACAACCGTGGCGGTGTCCAGCATCCTCATTCTGCACATCACCCAGGCTCCGTTGGACCATGTGCTGTTCGACGTGATCAGTGCCTTCGCCACCTGTGGGCTGTCCACCGGTCTCACCGCCGACCTGCCGCCGGAGGGGGTCTACGTTCAGGCTGCCACCATGTTCATGGGGCGGGTTGGTACAGTGACACTCGCTGCCGCACTGGCGGCGAGCCAGAGCAGGCAACTGTTTAAGCGCCCGGAGGAAAGGCCCATCGTTGGTTGA
- the proC gene encoding pyrroline-5-carboxylate reductase, with amino-acid sequence MTSTKTVTLPTIAFLGAGSMARAVLAGLLKPGVHVEGGIRTTNRTEEKAAELAGTEGVTAFATAADPEANLKAIAGAKIVVVAVKPYMVPDLLAEIADHLEPGALVISVCAGVTVATFESLLPDTVHVIRSMPNTPAVVGMAVTGLSAGTRSTDDDLAEAQALFATVGDVLVVPETQLDALGTISGSGPAYVFYLIEQLTETAVAKGFTPEQAAVMVNGTFLGASALLAVSDKSPTELRRQVTSPGGTTERAVAELQKGGVRELFDIATDAALARSRELAAS; translated from the coding sequence ATGACTTCTACCAAAACCGTAACCCTGCCCACGATTGCTTTCCTCGGCGCCGGCTCCATGGCCCGCGCCGTTCTGGCTGGGCTGTTGAAGCCGGGAGTGCACGTGGAGGGCGGCATCCGCACCACCAACCGCACCGAGGAGAAGGCCGCCGAACTCGCCGGAACGGAGGGCGTCACCGCCTTCGCCACCGCGGCCGACCCGGAAGCGAACCTCAAAGCGATCGCCGGCGCGAAGATCGTCGTCGTGGCCGTAAAGCCCTACATGGTGCCCGACCTGCTCGCCGAAATCGCCGATCACCTCGAGCCCGGCGCCCTCGTGATCAGCGTGTGCGCCGGCGTGACCGTGGCCACGTTTGAGTCGCTGCTGCCCGACACCGTGCACGTGATCCGCTCGATGCCCAACACTCCCGCCGTCGTGGGTATGGCCGTCACCGGCCTGAGCGCCGGAACGCGTTCGACCGACGATGACCTCGCCGAGGCGCAGGCCCTGTTCGCCACCGTCGGCGACGTTCTCGTGGTTCCGGAGACCCAGCTCGATGCCCTCGGCACCATCTCCGGTTCCGGACCGGCCTACGTGTTCTACCTCATCGAGCAGCTTACGGAGACTGCCGTCGCGAAGGGCTTCACACCCGAGCAGGCCGCCGTGATGGTGAACGGCACCTTCCTCGGGGCGAGTGCGCTGCTCGCCGTGTCGGACAAGTCGCCCACCGAGCTGCGCCGCCAGGTGACGAGCCCCGGCGGCACGACCGAGCGTGCCGTGGCCGAGCTGCAGAAGGGCGGCGTGCGCGAACTCTTCGACATCGCAACGGATGCCGCCCTCGCGCGTTCCCGCGAGCTCGCCGCCTCCTAG
- a CDS encoding nucleoside deaminase has translation MGRHTEWMRLAQGEARLALATGDVPVGAIIVDTAGVVIARGRNERELHRDPTLHAEIVAIRAAARALGDWHLTGCTLVVTLEPCVMCAGAILAARIPLVVFGAWDEKAGAAGSVYDVLRDRRLNHRVEVFPGVEEVECGALLRSFFDDPARRPTRGP, from the coding sequence ATGGGTCGACACACCGAGTGGATGCGCCTGGCTCAGGGTGAAGCCCGCCTCGCCCTGGCCACCGGCGACGTGCCGGTGGGAGCGATCATCGTGGATACCGCGGGTGTCGTGATTGCACGCGGTCGAAACGAGCGCGAACTCCACCGAGACCCGACCCTGCACGCCGAGATCGTGGCCATTCGTGCGGCCGCGCGCGCCCTGGGCGACTGGCACCTGACCGGCTGTACGCTCGTGGTCACCCTCGAGCCGTGCGTCATGTGCGCCGGCGCCATTCTGGCCGCGCGCATTCCCTTGGTGGTCTTCGGCGCGTGGGACGAGAAGGCCGGCGCCGCAGGCTCGGTCTACGACGTGCTGCGCGACCGCCGGCTCAACCACCGGGTCGAGGTCTTCCCCGGCGTCGAAGAAGTGGAGTGTGGCGCGCTGCTGCGCAGCTTCTTCGACGATCCCGCGAGGCGCCCTACTCGAGGCCCTTGA
- a CDS encoding MarR family winged helix-turn-helix transcriptional regulator, whose amino-acid sequence MADRNVAVGAWESLFRAQVAIMRGLAADFPSKDISLNEYDVMFNLSRQPDRRIRLRELNEHVLLTQPSVSRLVDRLVSRGYVCKLADPQDGRGAIVELTLSGLALFRRVAVQHMDTITDRIGDSLSNDELCQLTVLCDRLRTRSTN is encoded by the coding sequence GTGGCTGACAGAAACGTGGCGGTAGGAGCGTGGGAATCGCTCTTCCGCGCCCAGGTCGCCATCATGCGCGGCCTCGCCGCCGATTTTCCATCGAAGGATATTTCCCTCAACGAGTACGACGTGATGTTCAACCTGTCTCGTCAGCCTGACCGCCGCATCCGTCTGCGGGAACTCAACGAGCACGTGCTGCTCACCCAGCCCAGCGTCAGCCGCCTCGTTGACCGTCTCGTGTCCCGTGGGTACGTGTGCAAGCTCGCGGACCCGCAGGATGGTCGAGGCGCCATCGTGGAGCTCACCCTCAGCGGGCTCGCGCTCTTTCGCCGCGTCGCGGTGCAGCACATGGACACGATCACCGATCGCATCGGCGATTCCCTCAGCAACGACGAGCTGTGCCAGCTCACAGTGCTGTGTGATCGGCTGCGCACGCGTTCCACGAATTAG
- a CDS encoding MinD/ParA family ATP-binding protein: MTQDNAEFPRINALVRADATGEVIIEGVSQIVVAVDDAGVREEIVAVATGVARDLDGPVRLEVEDEQGVWPLVIHPDGRVESTGDVITTTGPLGTHTSAIGAAPEADAPEADVPDDEADAPAPESDLSFAQLMAPGFATETDVLAPRASSRSVGLDAATFSSFDAGSTKSAGFPPSFTPPYTPDDAEDSGSDVAFINSLMETPAVPESSAPPLTRAERSERAGAHVPPNLADFLSSRPPAPAGPALQGWQGAIRRLTGGLISVSPSGAELAQRNAISAVQRSLSGPRTIVVLNPKGGAHKTTATLLIAATFGIYRGGYTLAWDNNETMGTLGVRAQSARHTNTAVDLLRDLDRFSDVRSARVGDLDNYVRNQGDAQFDALASDLDPAGAASIDAVAFRKLHATLSRFYRVLVIDTGNNMRASNWEAAVDTADQLVVVSTIREDTGYGAASLLDGLRRKGHADKVAQAVTILASPSKTVDQQLSARLHEHFGQLTRQVLDVPYDPSLVGGGPLNVDTLAPRTRSAWLQATAAIAEGL, encoded by the coding sequence ATGACTCAAGACAATGCCGAATTCCCGCGAATCAACGCGTTGGTTCGAGCGGATGCCACCGGCGAGGTGATCATCGAGGGCGTCAGCCAGATCGTGGTCGCGGTCGACGACGCCGGCGTGCGCGAAGAGATCGTCGCCGTGGCCACAGGGGTCGCCCGCGACCTCGACGGTCCGGTGCGGCTCGAGGTCGAGGACGAGCAGGGTGTCTGGCCCCTCGTGATCCACCCCGACGGCCGGGTGGAATCCACCGGCGACGTGATCACGACCACCGGTCCGCTCGGAACGCACACGAGTGCCATCGGTGCCGCACCCGAGGCAGACGCACCCGAGGCAGACGTACCCGACGACGAGGCTGACGCGCCCGCGCCGGAATCGGACCTGTCGTTTGCGCAGCTAATGGCTCCAGGGTTCGCTACCGAAACAGACGTGCTTGCGCCGCGCGCGAGCAGCCGCTCGGTGGGGCTCGACGCCGCAACGTTTTCGTCGTTTGACGCCGGATCGACAAAATCCGCCGGCTTCCCGCCCTCGTTTACGCCGCCGTACACGCCTGACGATGCCGAAGACAGCGGTTCCGACGTGGCCTTCATCAATTCCCTCATGGAGACTCCGGCCGTTCCGGAGTCTTCGGCGCCGCCCCTGACGCGCGCGGAACGCTCCGAGCGCGCCGGCGCCCACGTGCCGCCGAACCTCGCCGACTTCTTGAGTTCGCGGCCACCCGCTCCGGCCGGGCCAGCCCTGCAGGGCTGGCAGGGCGCCATCCGTCGCCTCACCGGTGGACTCATCTCCGTGAGCCCGAGCGGGGCGGAGTTGGCCCAGCGCAATGCCATCTCGGCCGTGCAGCGCAGCCTGAGCGGACCGCGCACCATCGTGGTGCTCAACCCCAAGGGCGGCGCACACAAGACCACGGCGACCCTGCTCATTGCGGCGACGTTCGGCATCTACCGCGGCGGCTATACCCTCGCGTGGGACAACAACGAGACCATGGGCACACTGGGCGTACGGGCGCAGTCGGCCCGACACACCAACACTGCAGTTGATCTGCTGCGCGACCTCGACCGCTTCTCCGACGTGCGCTCGGCACGCGTGGGCGACCTCGACAACTACGTGCGCAATCAGGGCGACGCCCAGTTCGACGCGCTCGCCTCAGACCTCGACCCGGCCGGTGCCGCGAGCATCGATGCCGTCGCGTTCCGCAAGCTGCACGCCACGCTCAGTCGTTTTTACAGGGTTCTTGTGATCGACACCGGCAACAACATGCGCGCCAGCAACTGGGAGGCAGCGGTCGACACCGCCGACCAGCTCGTGGTGGTGTCAACGATCCGCGAGGACACCGGCTACGGCGCCGCGTCGCTGCTCGACGGACTGCGCCGCAAGGGCCACGCCGACAAGGTGGCCCAGGCTGTGACCATCCTCGCCTCGCCGTCGAAGACGGTGGACCAGCAGCTCTCCGCGCGCCTGCACGAGCACTTCGGCCAGCTCACGCGGCAGGTGCTCGACGTGCCGTACGACCCGTCGCTTGTGGGCGGCGGCCCGCTCAACGTCGATACCCTCGCGCCCCGCACCCGCTCAGCCTGGCTGCAGGCCACCGCGGCCATCGCCGAAGGGCTGTAG